The sequence CACAGACCTCAGGCAGATGGGCAGTTGCATCACTGTTGGGTTTGTGCAATCTCTGCAACCTGAAAGCCAAAAATTGACCTGATTTTTCCATGAAAGTGGGTTTCTATTGAttgtgtgtgcagctgggcCACACCGCACAGTGTGCTCGGTACCAGGGGggtctctcccagccccagcgAGAAGTTTGGCCCCTGTGCCTGTAGTGTGGGCCCCAGGGGATCCTGGCAGGGCAGACCTTGCGAGACGGGACAGTGCGGCTGGCTCGCAATAGGGCTGCCGTTTTGCAGGTACACTGCTgcatggagcagctgctcctgctgtcttCTGGGGTGTGCTGGTGCCTCTGAGCCATGGCACCAAGTTTGAGAGGAGGGTTCATGGTCCTGGCAAACATGGCTGCAGTAACTGCTTCACCCCCTTGCTGCACCACGGCTGGGGACAGAGAGGTCCTGCCAGGCGGTCCTGTGAGGTGAGGGGGGGCACAGCAGCCACCCAGTTCCACGCTGGTGGCCCTTGTCTCTGCTCCATCTGCAGCTGTGCTCCGGGGGGCTGCTGGGACAGCATGTCCCTTCCCTGCCCGTGGCACTGTGCCACCCACAGCCAGGTGCTCTTCAGGTCAGGCGTTGTCTTTGGCAGGGCAGCGGGGTCAGCGCAGGTCCCAGGCCAGCGGTTTATGTAAGAGTGCAGtgcttcctgcctgcctgccccgCGGCACTGCGGTAAGCCCATGGTGGACAAGGGCCCTTGTCAGCTCCTCTCCCTAGCACTGTATGTCACAGGGCCAGGTGCAGTGGCACCTTCACCTGCCCTGCATAGCTGCCGGTGCCCAAAGGAGGCATCAGAAGATAAGGTGCGTGGTGGGGCAGGCAGCCTGCCATACCAGCCCACCTCCCACACTGGGCCTGCCCCCATCCACATATCCTCTATATAACTCCGTAGGGGCAtggccagctctgctgtgcaacCAAGGGCCGGCCTGGGCTGGACGGCTGCAGGAACGACTTCCAAGCTACGCTGAGGTGGCGCTGGGGTGAGTTGCTGCCTGTCCACGGTGTGCCGGGCCCCCCAGCAGGACCGTGTGCCCTGAGGGTGGGCCTGGGGTACCACAGCCCTGTGGCCGGTGGTTCCTGGTgcagctctttgggctggatGCTGGGGTCTGCCCAGCCTGAGTCCCTGCAGAACCAACCCAGTTAAGAACAgaacctgccctgtgccagatTTTTCTGGCTGTTTCTCAGCATTTCAGTTACCAAGGTGACTGTTTCCTGTGCGATTGCTAACGCTTCACGATCTCGATCATGATATCCGAGTGACTTCCTTTCCTCTGTAAGGAGCACTAGGACCTGCTCCTGCTTGGGGCTGCCAGAGCCATTGCAGGTGCGGAGGATTCAGGTTTGGGTTCAGGTCAGTTTGGGTTCCGCTGCTTTGTGTTGCTTGTGACACAGTGGATTGTTTTTACAAATGACTGAAGTCCTTTACTTCTCACCTTTTCTCCTTGGTGGAAGTCTCTCTCCCTGAAACAGGGCTAATGGATTTTCCTTGTGTTGCTGCTTTCCAGACAGTTTCTCTCTCAGGCTGCTGCACACTGACCTGGGGTCACAGCCCCACGGTACGGACCTCAGGGAAGGCTGGTGTTATTCCCATAGCCTGGCTGGGGAGCTCTCTTCTCcgggggctgccagggctgaaACAGGCTGGTCTGACTGGGCTCATGTCTCACCAGCCCCATGTTGAAGCACAACCCACCACCTGCTGCACCAGGCGGGAGACGGGGGCGTCTTTGCTGTGTGCCCTTTGCTGCAGGTGCCCTCGTACCCCTGGTCAGCGCCGGGAGCCCATGAGGGGGTCACGGCTCTCACGGGCAGATCCAGGTCTCCTGCTTCGGTTGGCACAGGTACCCCTCGGGTGGGCACGGGCAGGCCCACGAGGAGCGGCTGCGCTGAGCCCCGGGCCGTGCCCGGTGCTGGCGGGGGGGAGCGGCTCCGGTTCTGGCGGTGCCGCGGGCGGGGAGCTCGGAGGGGGTGTCGGGGGTCCGTGGCGGGCCCAgcgcgcggcgcggggcgggcgggggcgggcggcggtgACGGCATCCGGCGGCGCCCTGCGgagcggcggccgggccgggccgggccgggccgagggAGCCGCGCGGGGCCGGTGGCTCGGCCGtcggggcggggccgggcggcgctGACAGCTGCGCGGCCGTAAACAagcggccccgccggccgccccggccgcccctgcctgggccgggccgggctccgGGGCGGGCGCTCCGGGCGCCCCGCGGCGTGACGCGGCGCCGCCGACAGACGGGCCCGGCCGCCGGCGGGACGAGACGGAGCGAAGCGGGCAGGCCGCGCGGTAAGGGCGCGGGACCGGCGCCGGCCGAGACGGCTCGACTCGCCGGCCCTCGCATTTTGACAGCTGGGGCGGCCCTGCCGGGCGGGACccgggcggcggcagcggggccggcgcgggCAGGCCCCGGGCTCGGGGCGCTGTCGGCGGGGACGTGCGGGCCCCGTGGAGCCGCGTCCGTCTGCCGGCGGCACCGGGGAGCGGGCGAGGGGCCGGAGCGGCCGCGCTcggggctgcggcgggggcGGCCAGAGCCGCCGCTGCGGGAGGCCGAGGAGGAGCCAGGCCGCGTCCCACGGCGCCCGCGGCCCCGACacggccgccgccgcccggggcGCCGCCGCTGGAGCCGCCCCGCCGGTGCGGGCCCGAGGCTGGCTGTCCCCGCGCCAGGCGGTTCGCAGACGCCGGGTCCGGCGTGGAGGCCTCCCGGGGTCGGGCTCTTTTCCCGGGGCAGCGTTGTCCCCACGTGGAGCGGTCGCCGCCGGAGCGGGTGGACTGCTGGCGCCGCGACAGCGAGGTGGGGCAGGCTGCCCGGCTCCGGGGCCGGGTGCTGGTGTGGAGATCGGCCGCGGCAGACAGTGTTCCCTTGTCTGTGCTCTTGCTCTCTCCTCCTGCGGTAGCTTTCCCCCTTCCTTAGGTGCTCTGGAAGCCTTTCCCACGGGAAATTGCTGTGGGCCCTGGCACGCTCTGCACGCGGGACTCCCGTCCAGCCTCCGGCGGGTGCCTCGAcggggcggcccggcccgcggcCGGCTGAGGGGAAGCCTCACTGTGCCGGAGttgcagcactgcctgtgccGCAGCCTGCGGCGAGGGTCTCGGCGGCTGCCAGGAGCTCTCTCCACTGGCAGCACCGCAAGCTCCCGGCTCGCTGTGGCCGGAGGGGATGGGGCTTCTCTGGGCACTGCTAGCTCTCACCTTTCCTGTTGTCTCTGAAGTATGATCAGGTATCCAGAGCCCTTGTGGAGCTCTGTGTGTGGAGCTTGCTCTGGCACCGTCATGTCATGGGCTCCCTGGCACTGGGTGGGCCACTCGCTCCTCTGTCCCCACTAACTTCTTGGATTTGCCCTCCCATGTGTAAGCGATCCCCAGGCATCCCTGGGTTTGTGCTGGAGGTGATGGCAGCGTGGGCCTTTCTCCTGGTCCTGGTTTTCTCCCTATTGTGAGGATGAGTCACACTGGTGTCACCATATTGTGCTCCagaggaagggcagagctgagctgctgctggtgacagGCAGTGCAGCACTTGGCACAGCTGCCAGGCATTGCCTGGTCGATGTCTGTGGAGGTGTGGACTTGGGGTCTGCTAACTGGAGAGCAGAGGCTCCCCGTGGCTTTCCTCATTCCAGTCTCTAATTTAGCTGGAGTTCCTCACACAGTGCCTGGGGACTTCTACGTCTCCCCTGGGACTGAAGAGGCAGGCCTCCCATCCCAGTTACTCCTAGGTCTGTGCCCAGATATTCCCATCCCAGTTGAAGCAGGTGTAGTGGCGGCAGGAGGAGCAGTGtcccttgccttgcctttcccctccttcggttccctctcccctcccattTGGTTCCCTGTGTTTGTAAGCAAACATTGGGCAACAGGCAAGGTaaacagcagctcagtgccGAGGCAGGCGTGCCGGGCACCCCGCCAAGCCAGGCGCCTCCTCGGCTGTCCACGTGCCACAGTGGGCAGTGGGTGCCATGCGCCAGGGCCCCCTTGCCCAATGCCAGAACCGTGGCTCAGCAAGATGCAGCCTGCGCTCCCTGGGTCTGAGGAGAGGCACCCTGGGCCTGACTACTGCCCTGTCTCTCTGCAGATCGTGCTGCTGTCCCAGACGGCCTGTTCCCGTGCTGTTGTGGGCTCAGCCCCATGAGGGCTTGGGCTGAGTGGGAACCAGCAGGGCATAGAGGCCGGCACGCCTCAGAGTGCTGACGCTGGGAAGCCACTggacctgctgctcctgggaccctcctgctccccagctcaAGGAACCCCGATTCTCTGATGGATCTGAGGCCCTgctcgctgctgctgctctggactCTGGTGGTTGCCCTTGCTCTCCTGGCTCAGGAGGTGCTGGCCCATCATATTTACACCAACACCTGGGCTGTGCTTGTCCCTGCGGGGCCCCAGGAGGCTGACAGGCTGGCCAGGAAGCATGGATTCCTTAACCTGGGCCCGGTAAGTCCTCCACTTCCCTCTCCCCATGGAACCAGTGTCCTCTGCCGTGGTCTGGATGGGTGCTGAGCTTGGCACTGGAGCCAGCTTGGGGGTGCTCTTTCTGGCAGCAGGACCACTGTGTTTGTACCTGTTTGCTGTAGCCTTCCAGCTTCCCCTGCCTTGACTCAAGGGCTGCAATTAACTGGATGGAGCCAGAGCCTCCCCCTGCCAGCGGGATGGTCTGATGGCATGTGTGGCATAACATGGCATGGCACACTCCCTgctggagggagatggaggaaaAGCCCGTCTCAGCGTGAAAGAACTGGACTGGGagtgctgtgtgctggtggAGGATGGGAGGACTCCTGGTTCCCGTTGGTGTGAGCTGCCTTAGCATGGCACGGCCTCggctcagccagggctgcagcagtgcctcTGGAGTGTTCACCGAGCAGGTCTGACAGCAGCCATATGTCCTTGGCCCTAAACTGGCCTTGGCAGAAGGTGTGTCAGCAGGTCCCCGCCatgctctgctttccctgccctcAGCGAGGGACTAGGCAGCTTGTGcggctgtgctggggctgaaCTGGCTCTCCGGGAAGGAAGCATGGGGTGAAATCCCAGAGGAAATTGCACAATTGGTAGCTGTGGTGTCAGgacctcccagcagctgctgggagccgTGGTGGTGGAAaggtggctgctgcaggagtcAGCGGGGCCTTTTCCTGCGGTCTGAAAGGAGCCTTGCACAGGCGCTGGGTACACAGGGCCCCTGGGACAGGGAGCCCTGAATCCTCTGGGGTTTGTGCCAGAGGAGGGAATTGTGGGGATTGTAGCTGGTCTCCACTGAGAGTGTCTGTGCCGTGGGGGCCGTGGCACGGCCTCATGCAGGTGCTGACAGCGTGGAAGTGGCTCAGAGCCGATCTCAGGGGAAAGAACTTATCAGGCCAGAGCTACTGCTGTGCAGAGGGGACTGGGAAAGTTGCCCAGGGCATGTCCCACCGGACCGGATCTCTTGACAAGACCACTTGGAGTGTGCATGGGGCTGACATGCCATCAGcctgctcctggcagtgctTTCCCTCCCACTGTGGTGCTAGGTCCCAGGCCTGACTGCCAGGGCCGAGGGGCACTGGCTCTGTGGCCGTGTCTTTACCACTGCAGGGCCCTGTGCCTCAGCTGGGAGCCAAGGCCTCTCTGGGGTCTGTCCCAGTGAGCCACAGAGGCTCTGCGCCAGCTCAGCCCTCGCCTTCTCCCCACACCATGGTGCTGTAGCTGGAGACTGCCTCTCCTAGGCTGCCTCTCCCTGGCTCTCTGTCCCCTCACAGCTGGTGGAGCTGCAGTGAGGCCGTCCTTGCAGGCAAAGCCCTGCGTGCTGTgacagcctgggctgtggcGGGAGCTCCTGGTCCGGGCATGTTTTCTCCCATTCTGGAGCCTGTCCCGGTGTCTGTGCTGCTAGACAAGGCTTGTCTGGCCTGGGCTTCGCAGAGGGGCCATAGTGGCCTGGTGGGAagagaagggctggaaggagccagGCTTTCCGTCCTCAGGAGGTTTCTAGGTTGCTGCTCTTGGGGTGCATGTCGCTGGGACAGGATGCACAgtcaggctgggaggagggagactGGGTGCTTCTGGCAGTGCCCCAGTGAGAGGCCTCCAGGGTCCTTATCTGAGAGGATCCTGGCCTCAGCCTGGGGTCTGGACACTGTCCCTGAAGCCATGCTGTCCTGGTGTACTCCCAGctccactgctgcctgcagagcgGGGGGGCCAGCGGCACCTCGGGCAGAGGGGTGGCAGGGCCCATGACTGGTACCAGTGGCCTTGAGGATGACCcaggggacagggtggggagATGGGGTCAGAGGAGGGGGGCGGGTGTGGCAGTGGGGTGGAAGCATGGGGGTTTGCACCACTGGGATTGTGCAGAGGAGGGACACACAGGGAAGGGCACTACTGGTGCCcactctgggctgtgctggcaggacaGTGCCAGCCTGGGATAGGGTGCTCCTGTCTCCCAAACCAGTGGGCTTCAGGTCCAACATGTTGcccctctcccagggctgtgagCAGGCGTGTGGGCAACCTTCTGGCCCTGAGGCTGGCTGGGGTGGCCTCAAGTTGTGGCAGGAGGTTGGGCAGCAGCGCTGAGGTGGCACCAGGGACACACGGTGCTGGGGGGTGGCTCTGCCCTTGCCGAGGACAGGGACTATAGGGATTAGGGTGGAAGCGTGTGGGCTGGCTGGCTCCTGGCTGCCACCACACTGTCTGTGCAGACCTAATCCAGTCGGATGACCAGGCAGAGCCAGGATCTGTGTGCAGGAACAATTGGGGCTCTGTCTGTACCCCTGGAGGGGGTGAGGGATGCTGGGGGAGGGTAAACAGCCTGCGCTTTGCATTCCCCCGccagcccatggcagaggcTTTGCACCTCGGCACCTCCCCAGGGCTTCTGAACTGCCAGGCATCCCAGGCTATTCTGGGGGGACACGATGTGCCAGAGGGTCAGATCTAGAGTTTGGGGTGAAGTGCATGACCACAACCTGTAGCTGCTGCCCTGAGGCTAAGGGTGCTGCTCAGCCAGGTacaccttccctccctgcttgGCCCAGGCTGTCCAGACTAACAGCACATCTGCAGAGCTCTGATAAGCTGGGGAGATTTGTTAGGCACAAACAGACTGTTTTGGGGCAGCCTGAGATGAAGAAGGACAAGGTGTCCTCATGTTCCTACAGCCCTTGCAGCCCAGCCCTaccagctctggcacagcctgggcagctgGATCttgcctgcagctgctgcctgggctctgTGGCTCCCAGGGGGCTGGGTGGGTGCTCAGCCACTTCTCCACAGTCCAGGCAGGCTACTGGGCTAGGAGGCTCTGGGTGGCTGGGGTGGGGCCACTGCATCTGCCAGCCCCAGGACGTGCGGGAAGGGATATGGAAATGACAGTGCTGGAGAAGGTTTggagtttaaaaataactgtctgGGCAGTGACACggcctcctgccccagcctggtTGTGCTGGGGTCCCATCCTGCCCCaactgggctgtgctggggtccCAGCCTGCCCCAGTCCCCACTGTGCTGGAATCCCAGGTTGGGCTGTCCCTGCATGTGTGGGAGTAGAGCTGGGGTAGCACAGCCTGGCTCCTTGGCAGTGGGGGTCAGACCCTGCTGTGGTCGGACGCCTGTGTGCCCCCCCGCTCTGCCCCACTGAGCTGGCTGTGCCCCATGTAGAGACTAGCACTGAGTGGGTGCTCTAGTGGGGTGCTTGATGAGAAGGCCTCTGCCAGTGGCCTGTCCAGGCATGCAGAGGTGGGTGCAGGGGCTGATGCaggccctgccctggctgggacCACCTAGGGCAAGGGGCTTGGAGCCCCTGGGACCCTCTTCCACCAGGACCTGTTTAGTGCTGGGAGAGGAACCGTGGCTTTGTCTCCTGAGGCTGGTGCCTCACCCAGGCTGGCTTCAACaggcccatccctccctgccactGCTTGCCTTGGGCCTTCCTGCTAGGACAGCAGCCTTTTGGGACAATCTGGGACTTGCTGCCATGTGGGGACCCACAGGAGGATGAAGTGTGCGGAGGCTGCGCTTCTGCAGCCCCAGGGTCTCCCCAGCTGCCTTGTCACCAGCTGCCACAGCCTTTCACAGGAGGTGCTGCCCTATGTACCTGGACACAAGCACCAGCTGCCACTGGAGTGGGGAGCCCAACCTGCCCATGACAGACCTGGGGCTCAGGATTGCAGGTGGGGGGGGCGGTGAATTGGGGAGACCATGTTCTCGTGTCTGTCCCATGAACGGCATTTTTCCATTGCAGATCTTTGGCGACTATTACCACTTTCGGCACCGTGGTGTGGTGAAGCGTTCCCTCTCACCccaccagccctggcacagccgcTTGGCCAGGGAACCACAGGTACGTGCGGGGGAGGGCCTGGCCTTGGTCCCGGGCACTTCACACGGGCATGTGAGCCAGCACTGGGCACAGaatggggctgagctgccttAACCATCCCCTGGCAGACCCTGGTGGAAGCCCAGCATGTGTCCAGCAAGAGCAGGGGGGTGCTGGAGCCAGTGCCACTGGCCTGTGGTCTGCTGCAGTCCCAGGGCCCGGggcagcctctgctcctgggagagCTCTGTGTCCTCGTACATGGGATGAGATCtacagggcagtgctggatcCCAGTGCAGCAGGATAGGGGGACTTCAGCTCAGGCCCTGCAGGGTGTGTGGCACGGTGGCTCTTGGCAGCTCGCAGCTCAGCAGAGTTCAGCGCTCTGACCGTCCCGCTCTGCTGGAGCGCAGCCTGTGCAAGGCACGactgggcagggggctgggagggccgggctgggggctgccctaACTCTGGGAGGTCTGATACTCTGCCAGGCCAGGGCTGTCTGTGAGCTCCCCAGGGAGAGCCCCTCCAAGTGGGCTCAGGGTGGggtcccagggagctgctggcatGAGGGGGCGGTGGGGGACCCCATGCCGTCTCTGCCCCCAGGTGcagtggctggagcagcaggtggCAAAGCGCAGGACCAAGCGAGACGTTTTCATGGAGCCCACGGACCCCAAGTTCCCACAGCAGTGGTACCTGGTGAGTGCTGGGTGACGAGGGGTGTGTGGTCACAATAGTGAGTGTGAGTTTGGGGATGTAGACTCAACACCTGAGGAACTGCTGTCAGACAGCTGCTACCAggctggtggggaggagaaagagaagggggaGGCCTGAGGCAGCCACTTGGTGCTGTGAAGGGTTCACCTCAGGGAAGAGGCTCTGCTCACAGAGCTGTGGCTCCCTGCCAGGAGGCTGGGAGGGCCCAGGGCTGAACTAGTGTGTGCAGCCCTTTGCCTGGCCCAGGAATGGGTAATAGGTCTGTGCCCTTGTCTGCATCCTGGAACTTGGGCACAAGCCTGATCTCTGCAAAGGGAGCCTTTTCTGTGGGACCCAAGCAGAGTCTGGGCTGAATCTTGCTTTCAGAGCAGCTTCCTTGGCTTGCTGCGCCCAGCCCTTTGCCTGGGTCACCAGGGTTCCCTCGTCCcacccacagcagagcagggtgaaCACTGGGAGGGCTTTGGTCACACCCACTGCCACAGTCCCCATGGCTGGGTGCAGCTCCTAGTGCCAGGGTTTCTCTTGGCAGTACAACACGAACCAGCGGGACCTGAATGTGCTCAGGCCTGGAGCAGGGATACACAGGCAAGGGCATTGTGGTGTCCATCCTGGATGATGGGCATTGAGAAGAACCACCCTGACCTGGAGGCCAACTATGTGAGTGTGGGTGATGCTGCAGGGCGGAGTGCTACAGGAGCTGGTCCCGGGTGGCTGTGTCTGCACGGGGCAGCCCTGGGTCTGCAAggggcagggctgctgtgtgCCATGGTGGGACATGGAGGTGGGACTGGAACCTGCCCACCCCCGCACAGACCAACTGTGGAGCAGTCATGGAGCAAGGGCAGTGGGGCTCGGTGGCCCAGGTAGACAGGGTCCAAGTGCCCAATTTGACTTCCAGGACCCAGGGGCGAGTTTTGACGTCAATGACCAGGACCCAGACCCGCAGCCCCGCTACACGCAGATGGAACGACAACAGGTGAGGCAGGAGGGAGTGGCGAGGATGCAGAGCCCATGTATGGCAGGGACTCAgtccagtgccaccccctgtgGCCTGCGGGAAGCTGTGGGGCTAGCAGCACACTTCTGCCCCATGGGGAACCCCTTGACTCCCTTTCCAACATGAGCAGCATCCTTTACCCTTTACCGGTGCGTGCCGTTGAGTGCCCTGGCAGGAGGGCAGGTGGAGGAGCCTTGTTGGCCACCTGGTTCGGGGGGACAGGAGGCAACGTGGGTGGGGGTTGCTGTGGCTGTAgccagtgcccagccctgtACTCCTTGTGCCCCTTACAAGCGTCTGTGTCCTGTTTGGCTGCAGACACGGCACACGCTGCGCCGGGGAAGTGGCTGCTGTGGCAAACAACGGGATCTGCGGTGTTGGTGTGGCCTACAATGCCAGGATCGGAGGTGgggtgctgccctgccctgtgctgggcccCGCAGGTGCTGAGGGCACATTGGAGCAGCTGAGCTAGGGaccatcagcagctgctggctggagcagccctgtgACAGCCTGTGGCACAGGTGGCAGCAGGGGTTGGAGGGCTCTTGCCAGTGGCACCGTGGCCACCCTGCCCCGTCCAGTCGCCCGTGACGTCTGCTCTCTGGCCCTAGGCGGTGCGCATGCTGGATGGGGAGGTGACTGATGCTGTGGAGGCCCATTCCCTGGGCCTCAACCCCACCACATCCACATCTACAGTGCCAGCTGGGGCCCTGAGGATGATGGCAAGACTGTGGATGGCCCGGCCCGGCTGGCAGAGGAGGCTTTCTTCCGTGGGGTCAGCCAGGTGAGCAGGAAGGTTTGCCAGGGGCCACTGGCCTGCCTTCTGCCCCTTCCCCCAGGTCTCCCtttctctgcctgccctggtCGTTTCCTGGCCCTCCCGAGATGCACTGTCTACCAGTCCATATCCTGGATTGGGCTCTGTTGgtttttcttgttcttcctgTGTGATGGCTTTGAGTCAGACTCCTCCCAGCTGCAATTTCCAAGCAGCCCTATGCTCCCCACTGGGAGGGATCCTGTGAGGGACGGTCTTTCCTTGCTCTCCCAAGCCCTCTGCTGATTCTTGTCTGGTTTTGTGCCAGCTGTTCACCCTCACTTCTCTGCCTGTCCTCCCCCACTATCCCCATGTACTGGCAGTGTCGTCTGCCCGGGGAGCTGTGTTGTGTTCCTGCCCGGGATTCCCTACAGAGACACACAAGCAGTGCTGCGCCGGCTTCTGTCACGCTGCTGCAAGAGGGAGCTGCCTCGTTTGGGTGCCGAACCTTGTCCGGGGACTGTGCCGTGggctccctcagcactgccaggcgCTGCAATCCCACGGAGGCGGAGTCAGCCGGGTGACTTTCgagaggaaaaaaggcttgGCTTTTGGAAGCATCACATTGGCAGAGCCTCCTGCCACTTGGTGTCTCACCCACTGGGGCAGCCTGGAGCCTCTGTCGAGGCTGTGACCAGGGTGTCCTAGTGTCCCCCTGTGTCGCAACTGCATTTGCTCAGTCTTTCCCACTCAAGCTGCAGGAGCCCCAAGACTGGCACCGTCCACTTGTCCCCAGCTCCAACTGGGgcttcctgcctgcagcagtgctggtgccaGCCCTCACCCTGTCTCTGTTGCTAGGGCCGAGGGGGGCTGGGCTCCATCTTCGTCTGGGCATCCGGGAACGGGGGCCGTGAGCACGACAGCTGCAACTGTGACGGTTACACCAACAGCATCTACACACTGTCCATCAGCAGCACGACGCAGTACGGCAACGTGCCCTGGTACAGCGAGGCCTGCTCCTCCACCCTCGCCACCACGTACAGCAGCGGCAACCAGAACGAGAAGCAGATTGTGAGTAGGGGCTGTTGCAGGCCTGGAGCTCGGGGGGTGGGATGGCCTGCAGCACCCAGCCACGGCACTCTTCCTCGCAGGTGACGAATGACCTCAGACAGAAGTGCACCGAGTTGCACACTGGGACGTCAGCCTCGGCACCCCTGGCTGCTGGCATCATTGCCCTTGCCCTGGAAGCCAAGTAAGGGCAAGACAGAGGGGGCTGGACAggggtggctgtgccagccccacaTGGCAGTGGCACCTGGACACAGACCTATATGGGGCCAGCAGTAGCTGGCACTGACCTGAGCCCTGTGTCTCCCTGCAGCAAGAACCTGACCTGGCGGGACATGCAGCCACTGGTGGTGCAGACCTCAAAGCCAGCTCATCTCAATGCCAATGACTGGGTCACCACGGTGTTGGTCGCAAAGGTAccagggtgctggggagggaccAGGGGCTCCCATTCAACATGCAACCACTAGCCCCgggggtgctggggcagaggcGCTGGCAGCCCTGGCGggtggaggaggcaggagccaCCCGTGGAGCATGCAGCATTGGCTGGGCAATGTCCCCCACCTGGTACCCTCAGGAGCATACCCTCTTTGTCCCCAGTCAGCCACAGTCCGCCTACTCTACGGTCTGCGGGATGCTGGGGCCCATGGTGAGCCTGGCCAA is a genomic window of Chiroxiphia lanceolata isolate bChiLan1 chromosome 12, bChiLan1.pri, whole genome shotgun sequence containing:
- the FURIN gene encoding LOW QUALITY PROTEIN: furin (The sequence of the model RefSeq protein was modified relative to this genomic sequence to represent the inferred CDS: inserted 9 bases in 8 codons; deleted 6 bases in 6 codons), encoding MDLRPCSLLLLWTLVVALALLAQEVLAHHIYTNTWAVLVPAGPQEADRLARKHGFLNLGPIFGDYYHFRHRGVVKRSLSPHQPWHSRLAREPQVQWLEQQVAKRRTKRDVFMEPTDPKFPQQWYLYNTNQRDLNVXSGLEQGYTGKGIVVSILDDGIEKNHPDLEANYDPGASFDVNDQDPDPQPRYTQMNDNRHGTRCAGEVAAVANNGICGVGVAYNARIGGGAVRMLDGEVTDAVEAHSLGLNPXHIHIYSASWGPEDDGKTVDGPARLAEEAFFRGVSQGRGGLGSIFVWASGNGGREHDSCNCDGYTNSIYTLSISSTTQYGNVPWYSEACSSTLATTYSSGNQNEKQIVTNDLRQKCTELHTGTSASAPLAAGIIALALEANKNLTWRDMQPLVVQTSKPAHLNANDWVTTVLVAKSAYSTVCGMLGPMVSLAKNWTTVGPQRXCVIDILAEPRDIGKRLEVRRKVDACLGKANYISRLEHAQARLTLSYNRRGDLAIHLVXPMGTRSTLLAARPHDFSADGFNDWAFMTTHSWDEDPSGEWVLEIENTSDXNNYGTMTKFTLVLYGTATDSPSLSNQLESSGCKTLTPSQTCVVCEEGYYLHQKSCLKHCPPGFAPGVQSTHYNLENSVEPIAPHLCLPCHPSCATCVGPGPNQCLTCPAHSHFSSLDLSCXHQTQSSRAXPALADGEGPAEAPSPVNLPVLIASLSCVLIVVIFVTIFLVLQARSGFSLRGVKVYALDSGIISYKGLPSDIWQEEGPSESDGEDYEXHSERTAFIRDQSAL